Proteins co-encoded in one Papaver somniferum cultivar HN1 chromosome 5, ASM357369v1, whole genome shotgun sequence genomic window:
- the LOC113277266 gene encoding uncharacterized protein LOC113277266, with the protein MFPRFNPEDCNYSDAHRCEMEEVLDNWKLWNSEENVKVLQNYLCGVNTNTHGLYESAQDILTELRILRRIDSMLDADEHEFLLACYLSKIKLARAKQQEFKMKAAMLDF; encoded by the exons ATGTTCCCAAGATTTAATCCGGAAGACTGTAATTACTCGGATGCTCATAG GTGTGAGATGGAAGAAGTTTTGGATAATTGGAAGCTTTGGAACTCTGAAGAAAATGTGAAGGTGTTACAGAATTACTTATGCGGTGTAAACACCAATACTCATGGTCTCTATGAATCCGCACAAGACATCCTTACGGAATTAAGGATCCTAAGA AGAATTGATTCAATGCTCGATGCCGATGAACATGAATTCCTGCTAGCTTGTTACCTTAGTAAAATCAAACTTGCTAGAGCGAAACAACAAGAATTCaag ATGAAAGCTGCAATGTTAGATTTTTAA